In one Acidimicrobium ferrooxidans DSM 10331 genomic region, the following are encoded:
- the polA gene encoding DNA polymerase I, whose amino-acid sequence MSSVPAPQPTDRQLLLLLDGYSLLFRAFYALREPMMRTESGVATNALFGFASMLANVVAQTRPTHLAVALDAEGPTFRDAILESYKGTRAPTPDDLRQQLDAARGLLEAIGVPAVEASGFEADDVIATLATRARDAGIATRIVTGDRDLLQLVEDPLIVVLLTRKGVSNLEAFDEAKVLETYGVPPARYGDLASLRGDSSDNLPGVPGIGPKTAAALLDRFESIEGILAHLDALSARQREALEQARSQLLEARLLTQLRRDVAELPSLDALRLGPWDPRRAETLMVGTFELRRPFQALVRAFEGRPTAGDEPPPVESPVAHLTDVSAAAVVERLAPGATVAVAATFAGDPGRSRVVELALGVEGVVWAGSPEDAPTHLWEALGSCVLVGAGPKEIVRSLVMEHAVPLEPRALVDLEVLGWLVDSADVAHGLDQLARRWLGRHLDDRGPLEAEAAPLGARQWVEVVHPIREALERRLTEDDLWRLATDVEIPLTRVLTDMEIHGVAIDRDVLAAIGTELATERDRALAEVRHYAGGELNPNSPRQLAVVLFERLGLPAGRKTKTGYSTDARVLESLRDAHPIVAAILRFRELDKLLSTFYEGLRSEIGADGRIHATFNQAVARTGRISSERPNLQNIPVRTDEGKRFRDAFVATEGHVLVAADYSQIELRVLAHLSGDEELVRILSGDGDVHTLVAARVFGVPAERVTPQQRSVAKMVTYGLSYGMEAYGLAQRLGVPPAEAEGILADFFAAFPGLRHYRDASVDAARAQGFTTTLLGRRRYLPDLDSPNRTVRQGAERQAMNAGTQGLAADIFKIALVRLHAALSPTDGALVLQVHDEVVVEAVAERAHDVRALVEDVLEHAFALRVPLRVQSGVGRSWGRAKADA is encoded by the coding sequence GTGAGCTCAGTCCCAGCTCCACAACCGACTGACCGCCAGCTCCTCCTCCTGCTCGACGGCTACTCACTCCTCTTTCGTGCTTTCTACGCCCTGCGGGAGCCGATGATGCGCACGGAGAGCGGGGTCGCGACCAACGCCCTGTTCGGGTTCGCGAGCATGCTCGCCAACGTCGTCGCCCAAACCCGGCCCACGCACCTCGCGGTCGCGTTGGACGCGGAGGGCCCGACCTTTCGCGACGCCATCCTCGAGAGCTACAAGGGGACGAGGGCACCGACCCCAGATGACCTGCGACAGCAGCTCGATGCGGCTCGTGGGTTGCTCGAGGCGATCGGCGTCCCCGCTGTCGAGGCGAGCGGGTTCGAAGCCGATGACGTCATCGCAACCCTCGCCACGCGCGCCCGCGACGCCGGGATCGCCACCCGCATCGTGACCGGCGATCGGGACCTCTTGCAGCTGGTCGAGGACCCGCTCATTGTGGTGCTCCTCACGCGCAAGGGGGTCTCCAATCTCGAGGCCTTCGATGAGGCCAAGGTCCTCGAGACCTACGGGGTTCCACCAGCCCGCTACGGCGATCTGGCCTCCCTGCGAGGGGATAGCTCCGACAACCTCCCGGGCGTGCCAGGGATTGGGCCGAAGACCGCCGCCGCCCTGCTCGATCGGTTCGAGTCGATCGAAGGGATCTTGGCTCACCTCGATGCCCTCTCGGCGCGGCAACGCGAGGCGCTGGAGCAGGCGCGCTCACAGCTCCTCGAGGCACGCCTGCTGACGCAGCTGCGTCGAGACGTCGCGGAGCTACCTTCCCTCGATGCGCTGCGACTCGGTCCGTGGGACCCGCGGCGGGCCGAGACGCTCATGGTGGGGACCTTCGAGCTGCGGCGTCCGTTTCAGGCCCTGGTGCGGGCGTTCGAGGGTCGGCCGACCGCCGGCGACGAACCACCGCCGGTCGAGTCGCCGGTTGCGCACCTCACCGACGTCAGCGCCGCCGCCGTCGTCGAGCGGCTCGCACCAGGTGCCACGGTGGCGGTGGCGGCTACGTTCGCTGGAGACCCCGGACGTAGCCGCGTGGTCGAGCTCGCGCTCGGCGTCGAGGGCGTGGTTTGGGCGGGCTCTCCGGAGGATGCCCCCACGCATCTGTGGGAGGCCCTCGGGTCGTGCGTCCTCGTGGGAGCAGGCCCGAAGGAGATCGTGCGCTCGCTCGTGATGGAGCATGCGGTGCCGCTCGAGCCACGCGCGCTCGTCGATCTCGAGGTGCTCGGGTGGCTGGTCGACTCTGCGGACGTTGCTCACGGTCTCGACCAACTGGCGCGGCGCTGGCTCGGGAGACACCTCGACGACCGGGGGCCCCTCGAAGCGGAAGCGGCGCCGCTCGGAGCGAGGCAGTGGGTCGAGGTCGTCCATCCGATTCGCGAAGCGTTGGAGCGGCGCCTGACGGAGGACGATCTGTGGCGTCTCGCGACCGACGTGGAGATCCCGCTCACGCGAGTCCTGACGGACATGGAGATCCATGGGGTAGCGATCGACCGCGACGTCCTGGCGGCGATCGGTACGGAGCTCGCCACCGAGCGCGATCGTGCTCTCGCGGAGGTCCGGCACTACGCCGGTGGTGAGCTGAACCCGAACTCACCGCGCCAGCTCGCGGTGGTCCTGTTCGAGCGGCTTGGGTTGCCGGCAGGCCGGAAGACGAAGACGGGGTACTCGACGGACGCCCGTGTGCTCGAGAGCTTGCGCGACGCTCATCCCATCGTCGCGGCGATCCTTCGCTTTCGCGAGCTCGACAAGCTGCTGTCGACGTTCTACGAAGGTCTGCGCAGTGAGATCGGTGCCGACGGCCGCATCCACGCCACCTTCAACCAGGCCGTCGCACGCACGGGCCGGATCTCTTCCGAGCGACCGAACCTCCAGAACATCCCGGTCCGTACCGACGAGGGCAAGCGGTTCCGCGACGCCTTCGTGGCGACGGAGGGTCACGTGCTCGTGGCGGCCGACTACTCACAGATCGAGCTCCGGGTCCTCGCACACCTGTCGGGCGACGAGGAGCTGGTACGGATCCTCTCGGGCGATGGCGATGTCCACACCCTCGTGGCTGCGCGTGTCTTCGGCGTACCAGCAGAGCGCGTCACGCCGCAGCAGCGGTCGGTAGCCAAGATGGTGACCTATGGTCTGTCCTATGGCATGGAGGCCTACGGCCTCGCCCAACGTCTTGGTGTCCCTCCCGCGGAGGCCGAGGGGATACTGGCAGATTTCTTCGCGGCCTTTCCGGGGCTGCGGCACTACCGCGATGCTTCCGTCGATGCGGCGAGAGCGCAGGGTTTCACTACGACGCTGCTCGGACGGCGCCGCTATCTCCCCGACCTCGACTCACCCAATCGCACCGTTCGCCAAGGCGCCGAGCGGCAGGCGATGAACGCGGGGACACAGGGTCTTGCGGCCGACATCTTCAAGATCGCCCTGGTGCGCTTGCACGCTGCGCTGAGCCCTACCGATGGCGCACTCGTGCTCCAAGTCCACGACGAAGTCGTGGTCGAGGCTGTCGCGGAGCGCGCGCACGACGTCCGTGCCCTCGTCGAGGACGTGCTCGAGCACGCCTTTGCACTACGGGTGCCGCTGCGAGTACAGAGCGGCGTCGGCCGAAGTTGGGGTCGTGCCAAAGCTGACGCATGA
- a CDS encoding ANTAR domain-containing response regulator has translation MSARVIIAEDEAIVRRDLREMLELEGYEVVADLGRGDEALEAIGALKPDLAVLDIKMPGLDGLDVARRVQGSVPVAVVILTAFSQRALVEEARDAGVMAYLVKPFQAGELVAALELARARFDERQIIEAELARLRDEHERIAERLETRVLLDRAKAVLMERDGFTEAQAFRFLQKTAMNQRTRVRSIAEQVINGELSPSSTTD, from the coding sequence ATGTCGGCACGCGTGATCATCGCAGAGGACGAGGCGATCGTTCGGCGCGACCTGCGCGAGATGTTGGAGCTCGAGGGCTACGAGGTCGTCGCCGACCTCGGGCGGGGCGACGAGGCGCTCGAGGCGATCGGTGCGCTCAAGCCGGATCTCGCCGTGCTCGACATCAAGATGCCGGGACTCGACGGGCTCGATGTGGCGCGACGCGTGCAAGGCTCCGTCCCGGTCGCGGTGGTCATCTTGACCGCCTTCTCACAGCGTGCCCTTGTCGAGGAGGCGCGAGACGCTGGGGTCATGGCGTATCTGGTCAAGCCCTTCCAGGCAGGAGAGCTCGTCGCTGCGCTCGAGCTCGCCAGGGCTCGGTTCGACGAGCGACAGATCATCGAGGCTGAGCTGGCCAGATTGCGTGACGAGCACGAACGGATCGCGGAGCGTCTCGAGACGCGCGTGCTCCTCGACCGTGCCAAGGCGGTGCTGATGGAGCGTGATGGCTTCACCGAGGCGCAGGCATTTCGGTTCTTGCAGAAGACCGCGATGAACCAGCGCACGCGGGTGCGGTCCATCGCCGAGCAGGTGATCAACGGTGAGCTCAGTCCCAGCTCCACAACCGACTGA
- a CDS encoding OsmC family protein, translated as MRFGATATTSAAGRAEIELARGRRFEVASDGTLASPVEFLLGALASCQVLTYQHVAEAQNVPLDSVTVRVEGSLDPATLDGAARPCVSDVVVHVELRGPSTPERYEQLANEVDRRCPVHATLERDVAITRQLAVV; from the coding sequence GTGCGCTTTGGAGCGACGGCGACGACGAGCGCCGCCGGCCGTGCCGAGATCGAGCTCGCACGGGGTCGCCGCTTCGAGGTCGCATCCGATGGCACGCTGGCAAGTCCGGTGGAGTTCCTCCTTGGCGCGCTCGCCTCGTGCCAGGTGTTGACCTACCAGCACGTGGCCGAGGCGCAGAACGTTCCACTCGATTCGGTCACGGTCCGTGTCGAGGGATCGCTGGATCCCGCGACGCTCGACGGTGCGGCTCGGCCCTGTGTGAGCGACGTGGTCGTTCACGTCGAGCTTCGTGGCCCGAGCACGCCAGAACGCTACGAGCAGCTCGCCAACGAGGTCGATCGCCGTTGCCCCGTGCACGCGACGCTCGAGCGTGACGTCGCGATCACGCGTCAACTTGCGGTGGTGTGA
- a CDS encoding S53 family peptidase has translation MAPEERRTLPGSAMPRPAGAQVLGQIPDDERVEVTVVLQPRAPLPEPGPTPMSRAELADLRSPPEGALEAIARYVAGQGLEVIAADAPRRRIVLAGSAARIAALFGISFVRLQLEGRRYRTYEGEISLPAELAPLVVAVLGLDTRPFARSHRRPAVAPNAPTTAPTVARAYDFPTAYDGRGTTIGFIELGGGFQESDLVRYCEGLGLSTPQVSVVGVDGARNAPTGDPNGPDAEVMLDLEVATGVANGADLVLYMAANTDAAFYSAIATALRDATHAPVAISISWGAPEESYPATTIAAFESVLEEAVHVGVTVLVAAGDQGSTDGVDDGRAHVDYPAASPYVLACGGTRLDLDGTTIVAETVWNDLPNGGATGGGISALFPVPSWQAGIAMPPSANPGAGPGRGVPDVAGNADPDTGYRIVVDGVATVVGGTSAVAPLWAGLVARCHQAGARGGFWNPLLYAARGSSAFHEITVGSNGAYDAGPIWNACCGLGSPNGTAILQTLRA, from the coding sequence GTGGCTCCTGAGGAACGCAGGACACTGCCGGGCTCCGCCATGCCTCGTCCGGCGGGCGCCCAGGTGCTCGGCCAGATCCCCGACGACGAACGTGTCGAGGTGACCGTCGTACTCCAACCGCGCGCCCCCCTCCCTGAGCCAGGGCCGACCCCCATGTCGCGAGCGGAGCTTGCCGATCTGCGCAGTCCACCCGAGGGAGCGCTCGAAGCGATCGCTCGCTACGTCGCCGGTCAGGGCCTCGAGGTCATCGCAGCCGACGCACCTCGACGCCGCATCGTGCTCGCGGGAAGCGCAGCACGGATCGCGGCTCTCTTTGGTATCAGCTTCGTGCGACTCCAGCTCGAGGGCCGACGGTATCGGACCTACGAAGGGGAGATCTCGCTTCCGGCCGAGCTCGCCCCCCTCGTGGTCGCGGTCCTCGGTCTCGACACCCGCCCCTTCGCGCGCTCCCATCGGCGTCCGGCGGTGGCGCCGAACGCACCCACGACCGCTCCGACCGTCGCGCGCGCCTACGACTTCCCGACCGCCTACGACGGGCGCGGTACGACGATCGGGTTCATCGAGCTCGGAGGCGGCTTCCAAGAGAGCGACCTCGTGCGCTACTGCGAGGGGCTCGGCCTCTCGACGCCCCAGGTCAGCGTCGTCGGCGTCGACGGCGCCCGCAACGCCCCGACCGGCGACCCCAACGGGCCCGACGCGGAGGTGATGCTCGATCTCGAGGTCGCCACCGGGGTGGCCAACGGCGCCGACCTCGTGCTCTACATGGCGGCGAACACCGACGCGGCGTTCTACAGCGCGATCGCCACCGCGCTTCGCGACGCCACACACGCTCCCGTCGCGATCTCGATCTCCTGGGGCGCACCGGAGGAGTCCTACCCAGCCACCACGATCGCGGCCTTCGAGAGCGTGCTCGAGGAGGCGGTCCATGTCGGCGTGACGGTCCTCGTCGCGGCCGGCGACCAAGGCTCCACGGACGGCGTCGACGACGGACGCGCACACGTGGACTACCCCGCGGCGAGCCCCTACGTGCTCGCGTGCGGTGGTACGCGCCTCGACCTCGACGGCACCACGATCGTCGCCGAGACGGTCTGGAACGACCTGCCGAACGGCGGCGCGACCGGCGGAGGGATCTCTGCGCTCTTCCCGGTCCCGTCGTGGCAAGCAGGCATCGCAATGCCACCGAGCGCCAATCCCGGTGCCGGACCAGGACGCGGCGTCCCCGACGTCGCGGGCAACGCCGATCCCGACACGGGCTATCGGATCGTTGTCGATGGGGTCGCAACCGTCGTCGGGGGCACGAGTGCCGTCGCACCACTCTGGGCTGGCCTCGTGGCACGCTGTCACCAAGCCGGCGCTCGTGGCGGCTTCTGGAACCCGCTCCTCTACGCAGCCCGGGGATCGTCGGCGTTCCACGAGATCACCGTGGGGTCGAACGGAGCCTACGACGCAGGGCCCATCTGGAATGCGTGTTGCGGCCTCGGCTCACCGAACGGCACCGCCATCCTCCAAACGCTCAGAGCGTGA
- a CDS encoding gamma carbonic anhydrase family protein: MPVYRLGSRSPRIHPDAFVHPDAVVIGDVEIDEEASIWPHAVLRGDYGHIHIGARTSIQDGTVVHATADLATRIGAACVVGHLAHLEGCTVEDHVLIGSGSVVLHRAVIHSHALVGAHATVTNDTEVPSHALALGTPAAIHPDRVPAGTFDDAVQRYVENARRYRTDLIRIE; this comes from the coding sequence ATGCCTGTCTATCGACTCGGTTCCCGCAGCCCCCGCATCCATCCCGACGCATTCGTTCATCCCGATGCGGTCGTGATCGGCGACGTCGAGATCGACGAGGAGGCATCCATCTGGCCGCACGCCGTCCTGCGCGGCGACTACGGCCACATCCATATCGGCGCCCGCACGTCGATCCAAGACGGCACCGTCGTGCACGCCACGGCCGACCTCGCGACACGCATCGGGGCGGCCTGCGTCGTCGGACACCTTGCCCACCTCGAGGGCTGCACCGTCGAGGATCACGTCCTCATCGGGTCTGGGTCGGTGGTCTTGCACCGCGCCGTCATCCACTCCCACGCGCTCGTCGGCGCCCATGCGACGGTGACCAACGACACCGAGGTTCCATCCCACGCCCTCGCACTCGGAACACCCGCGGCGATCCACCCCGATCGCGTGCCCGCCGGCACCTTCGACGATGCGGTGCAGCGCTACGTCGAGAACGCGCGCCGCTACCGCACGGATCTCATCCGCATCGAGTAG
- a CDS encoding DUF3565 domain-containing protein encodes MQQVITGWTTDDEGDWVALLACGHRRHVRHRPPLFPAPWVLDEIGRSDHVGQPIDCGRCRQGILPPLTDETATLTWIDARATDVEWVMGGRTNHWELVVVAEGRVHLELTFADGDTTTWWLEGGMQRALPVGCAYRLRTATHASVLLARFDQS; translated from the coding sequence ATGCAGCAGGTCATCACCGGGTGGACGACCGACGACGAGGGCGACTGGGTCGCACTCCTCGCGTGTGGCCATCGACGCCATGTACGCCATCGCCCTCCACTCTTCCCAGCGCCCTGGGTCCTCGACGAGATCGGACGCTCCGACCACGTCGGTCAGCCGATCGACTGTGGCCGCTGCCGCCAAGGGATCTTGCCGCCGCTCACCGACGAGACGGCAACCCTGACCTGGATCGACGCTCGGGCGACCGACGTCGAGTGGGTCATGGGGGGACGGACGAATCACTGGGAGCTCGTCGTCGTAGCCGAGGGGCGAGTGCACCTGGAGCTCACCTTCGCTGACGGCGACACGACGACGTGGTGGCTCGAGGGCGGCATGCAGCGGGCCCTCCCGGTCGGCTGCGCGTACCGCCTCCGAACGGCGACCCACGCGTCGGTCCTTCTCGCACGCTTCGACCAGTCCTGA
- a CDS encoding EamA family transporter — translation MRSVLLGVLLAVGSALAWGVWGYFSARAGHSASALSLWLGVVLVEAVIALPSIAFLRPYMGPLAIAAGVAGVAGYLLYFLALRAAPLGTAAPIVAVTAVYPVVTLVLGLVIDRVSPSPRQIVGMVLAMVAVLLIAI, via the coding sequence GTGCGATCCGTTCTCCTCGGGGTGCTGCTTGCGGTTGGGAGCGCGCTTGCGTGGGGGGTGTGGGGGTACTTCTCCGCTCGGGCGGGTCATTCGGCTTCCGCACTGTCGCTCTGGCTCGGTGTCGTGCTCGTCGAGGCCGTCATTGCCTTACCATCGATCGCGTTCTTGCGGCCCTACATGGGGCCACTTGCGATCGCGGCCGGGGTCGCGGGTGTCGCCGGTTACTTGCTCTACTTTCTCGCTCTGCGAGCCGCGCCGCTTGGAACGGCAGCACCCATCGTGGCCGTGACTGCCGTCTATCCGGTCGTGACGCTCGTGCTCGGTCTCGTCATCGATCGTGTCAGCCCGAGCCCGCGCCAGATCGTCGGCATGGTGCTAGCGATGGTCGCTGTGCTGCTAATCGCCATCTAG
- a CDS encoding GGDEF domain-containing protein, whose protein sequence is MGHDSSSIILRGRDQITHDALAQQLRLLRTHAGAMGVAVVRVGDDGRVVIEALDMDRALLREGEEIVVTDPKVLPERADAPSLRPGRIESDLLTFSPLHGLVLVPFESPQDQSLALLVFAARPLLVTDDALVLAARTIETFLIAASRFTEELRYLKGTLTQSEFYSDRDPLTHALNRRGFIGLLHRLEADWPHRRMAYAIIVADLDHLKQVNDHQGHAAGDALIQRFVETLRSNLREPENVGRLGGDEFAVVAKLRTPAETQILLNRLRTALDAAGIAASLGAASRDVPMPLEELLVLADRAMYDDKFRRHEAIEGIEATAPSLFEPTL, encoded by the coding sequence ATGGGACACGACTCGAGTTCGATCATCCTGCGAGGGCGCGACCAGATCACGCACGACGCGCTCGCACAACAGCTTCGGCTCCTCAGGACCCACGCGGGCGCGATGGGTGTCGCCGTCGTGCGGGTCGGAGACGATGGGCGCGTCGTCATCGAGGCGCTCGACATGGACCGAGCCCTCCTGCGTGAGGGTGAGGAGATCGTCGTCACCGACCCAAAGGTGCTGCCTGAGCGCGCAGACGCACCGAGTCTGCGACCGGGGCGCATCGAAAGCGACCTCTTGACGTTCTCGCCACTGCATGGTCTCGTCCTCGTCCCCTTCGAGAGTCCACAGGACCAGTCGCTCGCACTCCTTGTGTTCGCTGCGCGCCCGCTCCTCGTGACCGACGACGCACTGGTGCTTGCAGCCCGCACCATCGAGACCTTCCTGATCGCCGCGAGCCGCTTTACCGAGGAACTGCGCTACCTGAAGGGCACCCTCACACAGTCGGAGTTCTACTCCGACCGAGACCCCCTCACCCACGCGCTCAATCGTCGTGGTTTCATCGGCCTGCTGCATCGCCTCGAAGCCGACTGGCCGCACCGGCGAATGGCCTACGCGATCATCGTGGCCGACCTCGATCATCTCAAGCAAGTGAACGACCACCAAGGGCATGCCGCCGGTGACGCGCTGATCCAGCGCTTCGTCGAGACCCTCCGCTCCAACCTGCGTGAGCCGGAGAACGTCGGGCGTCTGGGGGGAGATGAGTTTGCGGTCGTCGCCAAGCTCAGGACACCCGCCGAGACGCAGATCCTCCTGAACCGCTTGCGCACCGCACTCGACGCCGCGGGGATCGCTGCCTCCCTCGGAGCGGCGAGCCGCGACGTCCCGATGCCGCTCGAGGAACTCCTCGTCCTCGCCGACCGAGCGATGTACGACGACAAGTTCCGTCGCCACGAAGCCATCGAGGGCATCGAGGCCACGGCACCATCGCTCTTCGAACCAACCCTCTAG
- a CDS encoding ABC transporter ATP-binding protein: protein MANATVISATNLSIARGTKTVLEGLTLDVPDGAVVAVVGPNGAGKSTIAAAIAGRLRPRSGELRVLDCDLRHGDVRSFRARVGYFADELTTQLVPTTSARDAVALGPHAGLRRAWFELSDEELVEADRLLARVGLANVGDRAIEDLSAGQRQRVLLARAFAGRPEIIVLDEPTSHLDLIGREEALWALEELLERSPRPRAAFIVTHHVEELPAQVSHVLLVGAGITRFGTRAILQDADALAAVFGMPVTVTEVGGRLVARIDRYSMRMRSVR, encoded by the coding sequence ATGGCGAACGCGACGGTGATCAGCGCGACGAATCTCTCGATCGCCCGTGGTACGAAGACGGTGCTCGAAGGGCTGACGCTCGACGTCCCCGACGGCGCGGTGGTCGCGGTCGTGGGTCCGAACGGTGCCGGCAAGTCGACCATCGCCGCGGCCATCGCGGGCCGGTTGCGCCCGCGCTCGGGAGAGCTTCGAGTCCTCGACTGCGACCTGCGCCACGGTGACGTGCGCAGCTTCCGCGCACGGGTCGGGTACTTCGCGGACGAGCTCACGACTCAGCTGGTGCCGACGACGAGCGCCCGCGATGCGGTCGCGCTCGGTCCTCATGCTGGCCTTCGTCGTGCGTGGTTCGAGCTCTCCGACGAGGAACTCGTCGAAGCGGACCGGCTGTTGGCGAGGGTGGGCCTGGCGAACGTGGGTGATCGAGCCATCGAGGATCTGTCTGCTGGTCAGCGTCAGCGAGTCCTCCTCGCCAGAGCCTTTGCGGGGCGCCCTGAGATCATCGTGCTCGATGAGCCAACCTCGCATCTCGATCTCATCGGTCGCGAGGAGGCCCTGTGGGCGCTCGAAGAGCTGCTCGAGCGGTCGCCACGACCGCGCGCGGCGTTCATCGTGACCCACCATGTCGAGGAGCTCCCCGCCCAGGTGAGCCACGTGCTCCTCGTCGGAGCGGGGATCACCCGCTTTGGTACTCGTGCGATCCTCCAGGACGCCGATGCGCTCGCCGCGGTCTTCGGCATGCCCGTCACGGTGACCGAGGTGGGCGGTCGGCTCGTCGCGCGAATCGACCGCTACTCGATGCGGATGAGATCCGTGCGGTAG
- a CDS encoding isoaspartyl peptidase/L-asparaginase — MVASANGRAGIDAVFPRLLEGALTPLDAVEEAAWVTEDDPADHSVGTGGLPNIFGAVELDASIMDGTTLKAGAVAALRGFRHPISVARAVMERSPHVLLVGEGAAAFARAVGAEAAVLETAEALASWRTAIASLHAEELASTLAMARALTRDPERAVGTVNYLALDDRGRMASAVSTSGWAFKWPGRAGDSPVIGAGNYCDARVGAAACTGFGELSLRTQLASRCVGFLEAGATCEEAAVRAIELVNRLQVDPAERIMHIVVLDRDGNHAAASTRAGTTYAWRDGSQPHCQLSPRTHVPPEGSSVVG; from the coding sequence ATGGTGGCGAGTGCGAATGGCCGGGCCGGCATCGATGCCGTATTTCCTCGGCTCCTCGAAGGAGCGCTGACCCCGTTGGACGCCGTCGAAGAGGCGGCCTGGGTCACCGAGGACGATCCGGCCGATCACTCAGTCGGTACCGGGGGCCTCCCCAACATCTTCGGTGCCGTCGAGCTCGATGCGTCCATCATGGACGGGACCACCCTCAAGGCCGGTGCGGTCGCGGCGTTGCGAGGCTTTCGTCACCCCATCAGCGTGGCCCGAGCCGTGATGGAACGATCCCCCCATGTCCTGCTCGTTGGTGAGGGTGCCGCAGCGTTCGCACGCGCGGTCGGAGCCGAGGCCGCCGTGCTCGAGACCGCTGAGGCGCTCGCTTCTTGGAGAACGGCGATCGCCTCCCTGCACGCCGAGGAGCTCGCCTCGACGCTCGCGATGGCACGAGCACTCACCCGCGATCCCGAGCGGGCCGTCGGTACGGTCAACTACCTGGCACTCGACGACCGAGGCCGCATGGCCAGTGCCGTGTCGACGAGCGGATGGGCCTTCAAGTGGCCAGGGCGAGCCGGTGACAGCCCCGTCATCGGCGCCGGCAACTACTGCGATGCCCGTGTCGGCGCGGCGGCATGCACAGGCTTTGGCGAGCTCTCGCTCCGGACTCAGCTCGCCAGCCGCTGCGTTGGCTTCCTCGAGGCCGGGGCCACCTGCGAGGAGGCTGCTGTGCGTGCGATCGAGCTGGTGAACCGCCTGCAGGTCGATCCCGCCGAGCGCATCATGCACATCGTGGTCCTCGATCGAGATGGGAACCACGCGGCGGCGTCGACGCGAGCGGGAACGACGTATGCCTGGCGTGATGGGTCACAACCACACTGCCAGCTCTCCCCGAGAACGCACGTCCCCCCCGAGGGCTCATCCGTCGTAGGCTAA
- the rpsA gene encoding 30S ribosomal protein S1: MTEEMASESASERELGSEHGAPAASDAIVLDDLGEQGLEEAIAKSLVEFDEGDIVSGLVVKVDKDEVLLDIGYKSEGVIPLRELSIRKDVSPADVVSVGDRIDALVLQKEDREGRLVLSKKRAQFEKAWKEIEAIKARDGVVRGEVIEVVKGGLIVDIGLRGFLPASHVDLRRVRDLAPFVGQDIEAKIIELDRGRNNVVLSRRAYLEENQRDQRERFLTSIRPGEVRKGVVSSIVHFGVFVDLGGMDGLVHVSELSWNHVDHPSSVVSVGDEVQVLVLEVDQEHERISLSLKATQRDPWQEFASAHKIGELVYGRVTKIVPFGCFVQVAPGIEGLVHISEMALHHVDLPEQVVSVGEELWVKIIDLDPGRRRISLSIRQALEGGELAPEYREAFAEYYDDEGNYIGPPQGEEGTGDGTGDDDSADA; encoded by the coding sequence ATGACTGAAGAGATGGCGTCGGAGTCCGCGAGCGAACGCGAGCTGGGATCCGAGCATGGGGCTCCCGCGGCCTCGGACGCGATCGTCCTCGACGACCTTGGCGAGCAGGGACTCGAGGAGGCGATTGCCAAGAGCCTCGTCGAGTTCGACGAGGGTGACATCGTCAGCGGACTGGTCGTCAAGGTGGACAAGGATGAGGTCCTCCTGGACATTGGCTACAAGTCGGAGGGGGTCATCCCGCTCCGAGAGCTCTCGATCCGTAAGGACGTGAGCCCCGCCGACGTGGTCAGCGTTGGCGACCGGATCGACGCCTTGGTCCTCCAGAAGGAAGACCGCGAGGGGCGATTGGTCCTGTCGAAGAAGCGGGCCCAGTTCGAGAAGGCCTGGAAGGAGATCGAGGCGATCAAGGCTCGCGACGGCGTGGTCCGCGGCGAGGTCATCGAGGTCGTCAAGGGTGGCCTCATCGTCGACATCGGACTGCGAGGCTTTCTGCCCGCGTCCCATGTGGACCTGCGACGGGTGCGTGATCTCGCACCGTTCGTGGGCCAAGACATCGAGGCCAAGATCATCGAACTCGATCGGGGCCGCAACAACGTCGTGCTGAGTCGGCGGGCCTACCTTGAGGAGAATCAGCGCGATCAGCGCGAGCGCTTCTTGACCTCGATTCGCCCGGGCGAGGTGCGCAAGGGCGTCGTCTCGTCGATCGTGCACTTCGGCGTCTTCGTCGACCTTGGCGGTATGGACGGGCTCGTGCACGTGTCGGAACTCTCGTGGAATCATGTCGATCACCCATCGTCGGTCGTCTCGGTCGGCGATGAGGTGCAGGTCCTGGTGCTCGAGGTCGACCAGGAGCACGAGCGCATCTCACTGTCGCTCAAGGCGACGCAGCGGGACCCGTGGCAGGAGTTCGCTTCGGCTCACAAGATCGGGGAGCTGGTCTACGGACGGGTCACCAAGATCGTGCCGTTCGGGTGCTTCGTGCAAGTTGCGCCCGGGATCGAAGGTCTTGTGCACATCTCGGAGATGGCCCTCCACCACGTCGATCTCCCGGAGCAGGTGGTCTCGGTCGGCGAGGAGCTGTGGGTCAAGATCATCGATCTCGACCCCGGTCGTCGGCGCATCAGCCTGTCGATCCGTCAGGCGCTCGAGGGCGGGGAGCTCGCACCCGAGTACCGAGAGGCCTTTGCCGAGTACTACGACGACGAGGGCAACTACATCGGCCCGCCTCAGGGCGAGGAGGGAACCGGTGACGGCACGGGCGACGACGACAGCGCGGACGCCTGA